The proteins below are encoded in one region of Paramisgurnus dabryanus chromosome 2, PD_genome_1.1, whole genome shotgun sequence:
- the sall1a gene encoding sal-like protein 1a codes for MSRRKQAKPQHFQSDSQLVLTEHNGDTEANLDDSPCKDTGAHVCGRCCAEFFELSDLEQHQKNCTKNQLVLIVNENPVSPSGTFSPGSSPHNPDEQVNDTSNNTDQAELDDLLEQNILDKEEAMDTDVSEVSATHNDSSGRIVSGSPLSGAGSSNGTLGSTGSNLGNSANSATLPQLGNLTELGNFSMINSNVIIENLQSTKVAVAQFSQETRSAGGQRVAVPALMEQLLALQQQQIHQLQLIEQIRHQIVLLASQSPELQVPPSSSPVTSGSGSSPLTTLSSHLSQQLAAAAGLAQSIASQSASISSLKQIANATQLPQSNSNVGESAQSLGAPGAAATVNVQSSDKRPGHTGSLHPPVGNTSLAKTSTPAFGIGSLLNPVANTLLPQPPPGNSMFSSALPSVGTTAEDLSSLAALAQQRKGKPPNVASFEPKSSSEDAFFKHKCRFCGKVFGSDSALQIHLRSHTGERPYKCNICGNRFSTRGNLKVHFQRHKEKYPHIQMNPYPVPEHLDNIPTSTGIPYGMSMPPEKPVTSWLDSKPVLSTLTSSVGMLLPPTIPSLPPFIKKEENNSLAISSPSHSAKSDSGPADTLTKITNNVLEEGESTTLPTSNGKTEENNQSSCVTSHVSSGGEGTIEYTTSNSPPMATNPLMPLMSEQFKAKFPFGGLLDPLQGSETSKLQQLVENIDRKVTDPNECVICHRVLSCQSALKMHYRTHTGERPFKCKVCGRAFTTKGNLKTHYSVHRAMPPLRVQHSCPICQKKFTNAVVLQQHIRMHMGGQIPNIPLPDSYPESMGSDAGSFDERNFDDLDNFSDENMEGIEDGPDSSIPDTPRSADASQDSQCSSPSPHEPSGLENQEKSANQGEDDMHCGQEKLVENGFMEGDRYTNDSSSLGGDIDSQSAGSPAVSESTSSMQALSPSNGTLQQQKSPSPEDRQQRALTLEQISAGLMQSHSASPGALDLTSMNPSKDPLSMLFPFRERGILKNTACDICGKTFACQSALDIHYRSHTKERPFICTVCNRGFSTKGNLKQHMLTHQMRDLPSQLFEPSNSLASSPTPSLLSVGPLSSMMKTEVNGFLHNIQPEVKDLPSALVTSSASTSPVLSAAPPRRTPKQHYCNTCGKTFSSSSALQIHERTHTGEKPFACTICGRAFTTKGNLKVHMGTHMWNSAPARRGRRLSVDGPMAFLGTNPVKFPELFQKDLSGRVGNGDPTSFWNQYAAAFSNGLAMKTNEISVIQNGGLPPPLSGSVGNGGSSPIGGLTGSMEKLHNSELNPALAGLERMANTENGGHFRFPRFMEDKEIVTN; via the exons ATGTCGCGGAGGAAACAAGCGAAGCCGCAGCATTTCCAGTCCGACTCGCAGCTGGTCCTAACCGAGCACAATG GGGACACAGAGGCCAACTTGGACGACTCCCCCTGCAAAGACACGGGTGCTCATGTCTGCGGAAGATGTTGTGCAGAGTTCTTTGAACTATCGGATCTTGAACAACACCAGAAGAATTGTACTAAGAATCAATTAGTTCTAATTGTGAATGAAAATCCAGTGTCTCCCTCCGGAACCTTTTCCCCAGGCTCCTCTCCTCATAATCCTGATGAGCAGGTGAATGACACTTCTAATAACACAGATCAAGCAGAATTGGATGACCTTTTGGAGCAGAACATACTTGACAAAGAGGAGGCCATGGACACGGACGTGTCAGAAGTCTCAGCTACACATAATGATAGCAGTGGACGTATAGTGAGTGGCAGTCCACTCAGTGGTGCTGGAAGCAGCAATGGAACTCTGGGCAGCACTGGGTCCAATCTGGGAAACTCTGCCAATTCTGCCACACTACCTCAGCTGGGCAACTTGACTGAGCTGGGTAATTTTTCGATGATCAACAGTAATGTCATTATTGAAAACCTACAGAGCACCAAAGTGGCTGTGGCTCAGTTCTCTCAAGAGACAAGATCAGCAGGAGGTCAGAGGGTGGCTGTGCCAGCCCTCATGGAGCAGCTTTTGGCTCTGCAGCAACAGCAAATTCATCAACTTCAGCTCATTGAACAGATTCGTCACCAGATTGTTCTGTTGGCTTCCCAGTCACCTGAGCTCCAAGTACCACCAAGTTCTTCCCCTGTTACTTCGGGTTCAGGTTCTAGCCCACTAACCACTCTTAGTTCTCATTTGTCTCAACAGTTGGCAGCTGCTGCAGGGTTAGCACAGAGCATAGCTAGCCAGTCTGCAAGCATTAGCAGTTTGAAGCAAATTGCTAATGCCACGCAGCTACCTCAGAGCAATTCCAATGTGGGAGAGTCAGCTCAAAGCCTTGGAGCACCGGGGGCAGCTGCTACAGTTAATGTCCAGTCCTCAGACAAGAGGCCTGGCCATACAGGAAGCTTGCATCCTCCAGTAGGAAACACATCACTTGCAAAAACATCCACACCAGCCTTTGGGATAGGAAGCCTTTTGAACCCTGTGGCTAATACCCTTCTACCTCAGCCCCCACCAGGCAACTCAATGTTTTCCAGTGCACTGCCCAGTGTTGGTACCACAGCTGAGGATCTCAGCTCACTGGCTGCACTTGCTCAACAAAGAAAAGGCAAGCCACCCAATGTTGCATCCTTTGAACCCAAAAGTAGCTCTGAGGATGCCTTTTTCAAACATAAGTGCAGGTTTTGTGGCAAGGTATTTGGTAGTGACAGTGCTCTGCAGATTCACCTACGTTCTCATACAGGTGAGAGGCCATACAAGTGCAACATTTGTGGGAATCGCTTTTCAACCCGTGGTAATTTAAAGGTTCATTTTCAGCGACATAAAGAGAAGTACCCACACATTCAGATGAACCCATACCCTGTTCCAGAGCATTTAGACAATATTCCAACGAGTACTGGCATTCCCTATGGAATGTCGATGCCCCCTGAGAAGCCAGTTACTAGCTGGCTAGATAGCAAGCCTGTACTCTCCACTCTGACCTCTTCTGTTGGTATGTTACTTCCACCAACTATACCCAGTCTGCCTCCATTCATCAAAAAGGAAGAAAATAACTCATTGGCTATAAGCAGCCCATCTCATTCTGCTAAAAGTGACTCAGGTCCAGCTGACACCCTCACAAAAATCACAAATAATGTGTTGGAAGAAGGTGAGAGCACAACCCTGCCTACCTCAAATGGAAAAACTGAAGAAAACAACCAGTCCTCCTGTGTAACCTCTCATGTGAGCTCTGGAGGAGAGGGCACCATTGAGTACACCACCTCCAACAGCCCTCCAATGGCCACTAACCCACTAATGCCCTTGATGTCAGAGCAGTTCAAAGCTAAGTTTCCTTTTGGAGGTCTACTTGATCCTTTGCAGGGCTCAGAAACATCCAAACTTCAGCAACTGGTTGAGAACATTGACAGGAAGGTGACAGACCCCAATGAGTGTGTGATCTGTCACCGTGTTCTTAGTTGCCAGAGTGCACTGAAGATGCACTACCGAACACACACTGGGGAGAGGCCTTTTAAATGTAAAGTGTGTGGTCGTGCCTTCACCACTAAGGGCAACCTGAAGACTCATTACAGTGTCCATCGAGCTATGCCGCCATTGAGGGTCCAGCACTCTTGCCCTATTTGCCAGAAAAAGTTCACAAATGCTGTTGTACTGCAGCAACACATTCGAATGCACATGGGTGGCCAGATCCCCAACATTCCTCTTCCAGACAGTTACCCAGAATCCATGGGCTCTGATGCTGGCTCATTTGATGAGAGAAATTTTGATGATCTTGACAACTTTTCTGATGAAAACATGGAAGGAATTGAGGATGGACCGGACAGCAGCATCCCAGACACACCCAGGTCAGCTGATGCATCTCAAGACAGCCAGTGTTCATCCCCTTCTCCACATGAACCATCAGGCTTGGAGAATCAGGAAAAGAGTGCCAACCAAGGAGAAGACGACATGCACTGTGGACAAGAGAAATTGGTGGAAAATGGATTCATGGAAGGAGACAGATACACAAATGACTCCTCTTCACTTGGAGGCGATATTGACAGCCAAAGTGCCGGAAGTCCAGCTGTTTCTGAATCTACCTCTTCCATGCAAGCACTGTCACCCTCTAATGGTACTCTCCAACAACAAAAATCTCCAAGTCCTGAGGATCGGCAGCAGAGGGCATTGACATTGGAGCAAATTAGTGCAGGTCTTATGCAGTCTCATTCTGCCAGTCCTGGAGCTCTGGATCTTACATCAATGAACCCATCTAAAGATCCTCTTAGTATGCTTTTCCCCTTCCGTGAGCGAGGCATCTTGAAGAATACAGCATGTGACATCTGTGGGAAGACGTTTGCCTGCCAGAGTGCCTTGGACATCCACTATCGAAGCCATACCAAAGAGAGACCATTCATTTGCACAGTATGCAACCGAGGCTTTTCCACCAAGGGGAACTTAAAGCAACATATGCTGACCCATCAGATGCGAGATTTGCCCTCCCAACTCTTTGAGCCCAGCAACAGCCTTGCATCGAGCCCAACTCCATCTCTTCTTTCTGTTGGACCCTTGTCATCCATGATGAAGACTGAGGTTAATGGCTTTCTACATAATATTCAACCTGAGGTAAAAGACTTGCCTTCAGCACTGGTAACCTCATCTGCTTCCACCTCTCCAGTACTCTCAGCTGCCCCACCACGGAGGACGCCTAAGCAGCACTACTGTAACACCTGTGGAAAAACATTTTCCTCCTCCAGTGCCCTACAAATCCATGAAAGAACCCATACTGGAGAGAAGCCGTTTGCTTGTACCATCTGTGGACGAGCTTTTACCACCAAAGGAAATCTCAAG GTGCATATGGGTACCCACATGTGGAACAGCGCGCCTGCTCGGCGTGGTCGCAGGCTTTCAGTAGATGGTCCCATGGCTTTCCTAGGCACCAACCCTGTGAAGTTTCCCGAGCTTTTCCAAAAAGACCTATCAGGTAGAGTTGGAAATGGAGACCCAACCAGCTTCTGGAATCAGTATGCTGCTGCATTCTCGAATGGCCTAGCTATGAAGACCAACGAGATCTCGGTTATCCAGAATGGGGGGCTGCCCCCTCCACTGTCAGGGAGTGTGGGTAATGGAGGCAGTTCACCAATCGGAGGCCTGACAGGCAGCATGGAAAAGCTTCATAACTCTGAGCTTAATCCTGCTCTGGCTGGACTTGAGAGAATGGCCAACACCGAAAATGGGGGTCATTTTCGCTTCCCGCGCTTTATGGAGGACAAGGAAATTGTGACCAACTAG